DNA from Bacteroidetes bacterium SB0662_bin_6:
CCTCGGCCCCGGCGTCGCGCAACGTTTCCACCACTGCGCAGGAGGATCCGCCGGTCGAAATCGCATCCTCTACCACAATCGTTGTCCGGCCCGCGACATTCCCCCCTTCTATACGGCACCCGCGCCCGTGCGCTTTCGATTGCGCCCGCGCATACGCCATGGGCCTTTCCAGAATGTCCGCAAGCCATGCCGCGTGCGGAATGCCGGCGGTGGCCGTCCCCGTAATCACCTCGGCGTCCAGCCCCTGCTCGTTCCATACGCGGACGAATCCGTCCCGTACGGTGCGCCGCGCCGCCGGACTGGAAAGGAGAAGGCGATTGTCGCAATAGACCGGCGCCAGCAGGCCGGATGCAAGCGTAAACGGCTCGTCCGGGGCAAAGCGAACAGCCCCGACATCCAGCAGGTGTTCCGCCACCTGCCGGGCAAGCGAGCGGTCCGCTTCGTTTTTCGTATTCGTTTCCATGAAAAATTCAGGCTTTGGCGGCGTCACGCCCTTATCCGGTGCGCTTTTCTCTGAACAGGTATATCCATCCGGTCCACAGCGTAAACGCAACGACCAGCAAAAAGGCTGCAAGCGGGATGGGCGTATCGAGTACCCACCTGGCCCAGGCGCCGGCAGCTCCTTCCAGTTTCTCGAATGTCAGGAGGACCAGTATCCCGCTCAGGTATACGATCTGGACAGCCGTTTTCCTCTTGGCGACAGGCAGCGTGAACCCGCCGCCGGATACCCGGGATTGAGAGCGCATCCAGGTCACCGATATATCGCGCAATCCGATGAGCGCCACGCCCCACCATGGTACAAACTCGGGAACGATCACACAAAGCATTACGAAGGTGCCCAGCACCAGCACCTTGTCGGCAAGCGGGTCAAGCGCCTGTCCCAGCTCGGACCGGGCTTCGAATTCCCGGGCGATCTTCCCGTCCAGATAATCGGACGCCGCCGCGATCAGGAATAAAACCAACGCAATAGCTATTCCAGGTAACGCATTGCTGTACAACAGGATAAGCACCACCGGCGTCACCAGTATACGCACGATCGTAAGGGCGTTCGGAAGATGTTTCATTTTCCGATCCCCCGGCGCCGCGCGCCCTCACCCGCAAGATGCTGTTCGGTTCGAATCATATACATATCGCAATGCGTATGGAGCGCCGCCGCGCGACGAAATGTCGCCGTGAAACCTGTCATTATGGCGGAGAATAAACTCCGGCATCATTCTTGATAGTGTCCTCCGGACACCAAATTCACACCACTGTAAAATAAAGACCTGCAAGGTAGCGAGATACTCGTTATGGGAAAGATTATTGGAATTGACCTCGGAACCACAAATTCGGTCGTCTCCGTGATGGAAGGCGGGGAACCCGCCGTGATCACCAACTCCGAAGGCGCACGCACGACGCCATCGGTCGTTGCTTACAAGAAGGATGGCGAACGGCTCGTGGGTATGC
Protein-coding regions in this window:
- the pyrE gene encoding orotate phosphoribosyltransferase gives rise to the protein METNTKNEADRSLARQVAEHLLDVGAVRFAPDEPFTLASGLLAPVYCDNRLLLSSPAARRTVRDGFVRVWNEQGLDAEVITGTATAGIPHAAWLADILERPMAYARAQSKAHGRGCRIEGGNVAGRTTIVVEDAISTGGSSCAVVETLRDAGAEVQAVLAIYSHGFAAARQNFEKARVPLHVLTGLDVLLEAARERETLSGAAAQAILAWRADPEAWSIRHT
- a CDS encoding CDP-alcohol phosphatidyltransferase family protein, which encodes MKHLPNALTIVRILVTPVVLILLYSNALPGIAIALVLFLIAAASDYLDGKIAREFEARSELGQALDPLADKVLVLGTFVMLCVIVPEFVPWWGVALIGLRDISVTWMRSQSRVSGGGFTLPVAKRKTAVQIVYLSGILVLLTFEKLEGAAGAWARWVLDTPIPLAAFLLVVAFTLWTGWIYLFREKRTG